Within Primulina tabacum isolate GXHZ01 chromosome 5, ASM2559414v2, whole genome shotgun sequence, the genomic segment TCGGGTAGACGATGATGTCCATACATCTTTGTCGGAGAGTTCCATGGCTTCTTCATCCTCGTGGCCAGGTTCGACTTCATCAAAGTCGGGGATGTAGCCAAAATGTTTACCAAAGTCGGAAGTGTATTCGCCTCCACGACCACCATGCTTTGAAGATGATGTcattgaaatttgaattatttatttgagtaaattgtgaaatagtaaataaataacaataaaaagaaTATTGATTATAGATAAAATTATAACACAATTATTGAATATATTCGGAGAAATTATAACAAAAAAGATATTGATTGTAGAAAAATACAAAGTTGAGAGAAAATTGATgtatgaattataaaaaattatttgtatttattGGTGATTTTTGGgggtaaaaaaatttatagttgCAATAAGACCCTCAAAATTGGGGGCTaaattgcaaaattaaaaaataaagatttcaGTAACCGTTGAAATCTGCAGCCTTTGAGccatttttttagttttttttttaaaattcgagTTCGGGTTCCGGTTTCGGGTCGGATCTAGTTACGGACTGGAACCGGTTCAGAACATGCTGAACCAGTTCAACCCACCAAACAATGAATTGTACACGATTTCGGGTCCAGTTCATCTTTAAAGGATCAGGTTCCGGGTCGATTTCGATCCAAACCGGTCCGTTAAGCATGCCTAGGAGATACTATTGCAATAATTTGAAATGTCAACATATTTCACTAATTTTCAGATTTTAACAACATTAATGGAAATGATTTTACTAAATATTaatcaaaatttaaacattATAGCATTCTAttcattttatataatttttttctatttttttaaaacattcgGAAAACATAATCTATTTTCAGGATGACAAAGAGTTTGATATTTCGGGCGGACACCCTGTAAAGTTTTTTTTGGCATTTTGCCCCCACATTTTTTAGTTCTTGAGAATGACACCTCTCACCTAGAATTTCATCCATAAGAACctaaaatttacatttcaatAAATTCTGCACCACCAGGCTAACTTTtgtcaaaaatttttttttatatgaaaatgacATCTtcgagttcatttaaaatatatttaaggaTGTCATTTTCTTTAAAAGTTAATAGACCAAAGTCATTTTCTTTATAGTTTGTGGGAACGCTCTATCAATTTAGATATTCGAACtcacaaaaataagaaaaaatatgtCTAAACATTGAATGTCtgtttattattatgtttttccCAAATTAATGGttttgaaattatatttaaaataacattaaaAGGATACAAGTTTTTAATCCTCCAACATTCTTCTGATTTTCTTCAATTGATTCAGATTCTGGGAGAAATTCGAGCACGCAGCGGATTCTTCATGACAGTGGTGAATTCTTGCTTCTCAATAAGATCTACATGGTCGCCTTCCTCCGGAATCCACTCGAAAATCCAAATCAAATTGGCAACAAAATATTCCAAATGCAGTAGTGCCAATGTAAGGTCTGGACAGATCCTCCTTCCGGCACCAAATGGCATCATTTTGATCTCTCTGTTCCCTGTTATATCGAAAGCCTCTCCCGAACTTGTCGCCAAGAATCTCTCCGGCTTGAATTCCATTGGATCCTTCCACACCTTGGGGCCCCAACCCAAATCTGCCACCTTAAAATTCACCGTGGCGTTATAGGGGATCATGTAACCGTCCAATTCGACATCCTGTGTCACCTTGTGGGGTAAAACGAAATGACCTGGTGGGTGTCGCCGCAAGCCTTCTAATATTATTGCTTTCAGGTATAGCATTTTCTGCAAGTCCTGTTCCTCAACCAATTGTAGCTGACTGCTTTTCGGCGATCCCACGACTCCGATTATCTCGTCGTAAAGCTTGGCTTGGATGTGGGGGTATTTGACAAGATTAGCCATTATCCATTGCAGTGCTGTGGATGTGGTATCCGTGCCTGCAGCGAGGAATTCGCTGCAAAGCCGCATAATTTCTGGTTCATCTAGTTTCCATTTTTCTTCGGGAAGATTCAGGTTTACCAGAGTGTCTACATATGCTAATACTGCTACGCCATCTTCTTGGTGTTCGGAGATTCTTTTCAGGCGGGACCTGATGAGAGGAAGCAACACATTTTCCTGTTCTTTCCGTAACTGAATGAGTTCTTTCCAGCATTTGCGGAAAATGATTTTACCCAA encodes:
- the LOC142544453 gene encoding cytochrome P450 89A2-like; protein product: MLVNRLLDASKSEISVRVMDHFQYAMFFLLVNMCFGEKLQEKQVKGIESVQRGLLLGFPRFNVLNFWPALGKIIFRKCWKELIQLRKEQENVLLPLIRSRLKRISEHQEDGVAVLAYVDTLVNLNLPEEKWKLDEPEIMRLCSEFLAAGTDTTSTALQWIMANLVKYPHIQAKLYDEIIGVVGSPKSSQLQLVEEQDLQKMLYLKAIILEGLRRHPPGHFVLPHKVTQDVELDGYMIPYNATVNFKVADLGWGPKVWKDPMEFKPERFLATSSGEAFDITGNREIKMMPFGAGRRICPDLTLALLHLEYFVANLIWIFEWIPEEGDHVDLIEKQEFTTVMKNPLRARISPRI